The proteins below come from a single Vanessa cardui chromosome 7, ilVanCard2.1, whole genome shotgun sequence genomic window:
- the LOC124531406 gene encoding uncharacterized protein LOC124531406 isoform X3: MALHDAPRALTRTSYIGRLIIRSLTSDKETDRARRGSCNPIKVQKCAPCVPKPRPACREPSAACPRGLRLICYPPPAGKRPPCDVPSPPPPLSCESNRKYPVQLRSTKDTEVQSRSEHKNFCGAQLDRVAMRLAAAERWRRLDYEREVAEQTPLPAPVPAPYHLVNEHECLRAIDGCDYTVSKSRTDHSTPPCPVKLKPTDKCDITRGHRLDPCEHHPRIFLEIDRSASNKLSYDAAKQNDDYNATGTSPPKQLSPTGRFTTRLLKSLKRNDNTVCSRQTCKSTSTEKNWCENLSPPKTVPISCREQSLLERLRQKSGSVPGKQCNPKRHLHSKICNERPSKPHIPGLQEVTKHDRLTTVLRERTNLKEAGRGRVVTTEQESNKNINIGSGGLELKVPPNSEAVRVRVSLDFETADVAAGYRKNDDSTEIKSHGTCQRPSNENTSNSKKKPECNLPPRAQKLVVHTPHPNTPTLRRACSHSPCAPHPKQPTPQYISQNVLTTY, from the exons ATGGCCCTGCACGATGCACCTCGCGCCCTGACTCGTACCTCTTACATCGGCCGACTC ATAATACGAAGTCTAACTAGCGACAAAGAAACAGATAGAGCGCGACGTGGATCGTGCAATCCCATTAAAGTACAAAAATGCGCACCGTGCGTGCCCAAGCCCCGCCCGGCGTGCCGCGAGCCGTCTGCGGCGTGCCCGCGTGGCCTGCGCCTCATTTGTTACCCTCCGCCGGCCGGAAAGCGGCCACCGTGCGATGTGCCGAGCCCTCCTCCTCCATTATCCTGTGAAAGTAATAGAAAATATCCG GTGCAGCTCAGGTCAACAAAAGATACTGAAGTACAGAGTAGGAGCGAACACAAAAATTTCTGTGGCGCTCAGTTGGACCGAGTAGCGATGCGGTTGGCGGCTGCCGAGCGCTGGCGTCGTTTGGACTACGAGCGCGAAGTAGCAGAGCAAACTCCACTCCCAGCTCCAGTCCCTGCTCCCTATCACCTCGTCAACGAACACGAGTGCTTGAGAGCGATAGATGGCTGCGATTATACCGTATCAAAATCACGTACTGACCATTCAACGCCGCCTTGTCCAGTGAAACTGAAGCCTACCGACAAGTGTGATATAACCCGCGGTCATCGTCTCGATCCTTGCGAACACCATCCACGCATTTTTCTTGAAATAGATCGTAGTGCGTCCAACAAATTATCTTACGATGCCGCAAAACAAAACGATGATTATAATGCTACAGGAACCTCACCTCCGAAACAATTGTCGCCGACGGGACGTTTTACAACACGTTTGCTTAAGAGCCTAAAACGAAATGATAATACTGTTTGTTCGCGACAAACATGTAAGTCAACGTCTACTGAAAAAAACTGGTGTGAGAATTTATCCCCTCCAAAAACCGTTCCTATAAGTTGTAGAGAGCAATCACTTCTTGAACGCCTACGCCAAAAGTCAGGAAGTGTGCCTGGTAAGCAATGTAACCCAAAACGTCACTTGCAttcaaaaatatgtaatgaaCGTCCTTCTAAACCACATATTCCTGGCTTACAAGAAGTGACCAAACACGATAGATTAACAACTGTATTGCGCGAAAGGACGAATTTGAAAGAAGCAGGACGCGGGAGAGTGGTTACAACAGAACAAGAgtcaaacaaaaacataaatattggtTCTGGTGGCCTGGAGCTAAAAGTTCCACCTAATTCCGAGGCCGTTCGAGTTCGTGTATCACTTGATTTCGAAACCGCAGATGTCGCTGCAG GCTATCgtaaaaatgatgattcaacAGAAATTAAAAGTCATGGGACATGCCAACGTCCAAGTAATGAAAATACATCTAATTCAAAAAAGAAACCCGAATGTAATTTGCCTCCGAGGGCTCAAAAACTGGTCGTACATACTCCTCACCCAAACACACCGACGCTACGACGAGCTTGTTCTCATTCACCGTGCGCCCCACACCCGAAGCAACCCACGCCGCAGTACATCTCGCAAAACGTTCTAACAACTTACTAG
- the LOC124531406 gene encoding uncharacterized protein LOC124531406 isoform X2 has product MALHDAPRALTRTSYIGRLIIRSLTSDKETDRARRGSCNPIKVQKCAPCVPKPRPACREPSAACPRGLRLICYPPPAGKRPPCDVPSPPPPLSCESNRKYPVQLRSTKDTEVQSRSEHKNFCGAQLDRVAMRLAAAERWRRLDYEREVAEQTPLPAPVPAPYHLVNEHECLRAIDGCDYTVSKSRTDHSTPPCPVKLKPTDKCDITRGHRLDPCEHHPRIFLEIDRSASNKLSYDAAKQNDDYNATGTSPPKQLSPTGRFTTRLLKSLKRNDNTVCSRQTCKSTSTEKNWCENLSPPKTVPISCREQSLLERLRQKSGSVPGKQCNPKRHLHSKICNERPSKPHIPGLQEVTKHDRLTTVLRERTNLKEAGRGRVVTTEQESNKNINIGSGGLELKVPPNSEAVRVRVSLDFETADVAAGNRNPVQLKNFTPHAISSCHSVVGSDSWLSIKNLQKKFSGYRKNDDSTEIKSHGTCQRPSNENTSNSKKKPECNLPPRAQKLVVHTPHPNTPTLRRACSHSPCAPHPKQPTPQYISQNVLTTY; this is encoded by the exons ATGGCCCTGCACGATGCACCTCGCGCCCTGACTCGTACCTCTTACATCGGCCGACTC ATAATACGAAGTCTAACTAGCGACAAAGAAACAGATAGAGCGCGACGTGGATCGTGCAATCCCATTAAAGTACAAAAATGCGCACCGTGCGTGCCCAAGCCCCGCCCGGCGTGCCGCGAGCCGTCTGCGGCGTGCCCGCGTGGCCTGCGCCTCATTTGTTACCCTCCGCCGGCCGGAAAGCGGCCACCGTGCGATGTGCCGAGCCCTCCTCCTCCATTATCCTGTGAAAGTAATAGAAAATATCCG GTGCAGCTCAGGTCAACAAAAGATACTGAAGTACAGAGTAGGAGCGAACACAAAAATTTCTGTGGCGCTCAGTTGGACCGAGTAGCGATGCGGTTGGCGGCTGCCGAGCGCTGGCGTCGTTTGGACTACGAGCGCGAAGTAGCAGAGCAAACTCCACTCCCAGCTCCAGTCCCTGCTCCCTATCACCTCGTCAACGAACACGAGTGCTTGAGAGCGATAGATGGCTGCGATTATACCGTATCAAAATCACGTACTGACCATTCAACGCCGCCTTGTCCAGTGAAACTGAAGCCTACCGACAAGTGTGATATAACCCGCGGTCATCGTCTCGATCCTTGCGAACACCATCCACGCATTTTTCTTGAAATAGATCGTAGTGCGTCCAACAAATTATCTTACGATGCCGCAAAACAAAACGATGATTATAATGCTACAGGAACCTCACCTCCGAAACAATTGTCGCCGACGGGACGTTTTACAACACGTTTGCTTAAGAGCCTAAAACGAAATGATAATACTGTTTGTTCGCGACAAACATGTAAGTCAACGTCTACTGAAAAAAACTGGTGTGAGAATTTATCCCCTCCAAAAACCGTTCCTATAAGTTGTAGAGAGCAATCACTTCTTGAACGCCTACGCCAAAAGTCAGGAAGTGTGCCTGGTAAGCAATGTAACCCAAAACGTCACTTGCAttcaaaaatatgtaatgaaCGTCCTTCTAAACCACATATTCCTGGCTTACAAGAAGTGACCAAACACGATAGATTAACAACTGTATTGCGCGAAAGGACGAATTTGAAAGAAGCAGGACGCGGGAGAGTGGTTACAACAGAACAAGAgtcaaacaaaaacataaatattggtTCTGGTGGCCTGGAGCTAAAAGTTCCACCTAATTCCGAGGCCGTTCGAGTTCGTGTATCACTTGATTTCGAAACCGCAGATGTCGCTGCAGGTAATAGAAACCCTGTACAATTAAAGAACTTCACACCCCACGCTATCTCTTCTTGTCATAGTGTTGTAGGATCTGATTCCTGgttatcaataaaaaacctTCAAAAAAAATTTTCAGGCTATCgtaaaaatgatgattcaacAGAAATTAAAAGTCATGGGACATGCCAACGTCCAAGTAATGAAAATACATCTAATTCAAAAAAGAAACCCGAATGTAATTTGCCTCCGAGGGCTCAAAAACTGGTCGTACATACTCCTCACCCAAACACACCGACGCTACGACGAGCTTGTTCTCATTCACCGTGCGCCCCACACCCGAAGCAACCCACGCCGCAGTACATCTCGCAAAACGTTCTAACAACTTACTAG
- the LOC124531406 gene encoding uncharacterized protein LOC124531406 isoform X1: MTQHNGGVGICDAGEEPTEPARMQVMPFWQGAGEYEACTAVVLECVFARLPARELWRCGGVCRAWRRAAGDSCLWRHLLLPTATPHTLRALEAAQSAEERKGDAWSWRKEYALETARWERCGRLQARGASSVPLLCAALHDNDRYLALVDEDAHVTIWEHIRSKVDTSIESEWTVRWNGVVSPEWRGVALAQWAPRSTRLLLAGRLTLVDRYEMIVVHFDEEWCSRIVCRSASGPGGAGCWVDDDTFLSLRLRLLAPGRGCTTLWLNAATQEIYSEYAGVTTPLLRIYNEAAAHISHILVAEVPSEEITYLETETNDRSDQASSEPRAPYYAALRPRKFTEGKNKQRILIGAGGVAGSARGKAQALLMWPLPSLEMPVLWVGDHLAQRVQQHRNRARAPEPAPDGEPDEDAVRALCSPPAATRCLRAQIFGLVLHPRGGCVWATTEAGVWCVSLPALRPLLWLPRAATAPNVAELPAHYLLPCVDDDYFVTPAGFGSGRVGLWAVRSGRRAARLQHDAPALAVFLLKRARSAPGSRRLLVLATDALHVWRSLVD; encoded by the exons ATGACACAACATAACGGTGGAGTAGGAATATGTGACGCAGGAGAAGAGCCGACGGAACCGGCACGAATGCAAGTAATGCCCTTTTGGCAGGGCGCAGGCGAGTACGAAGCGTGCACAGCCGTAGTACTGGAATGCGTTTTTGCTCGGCTGCCGGCGCGAGAGCTGTGGCGCTGCGGCGGCGTCTGCCGAGCGTGGCGCCGCGCCGCCGGTGACTCCTGCCTCTGGCGGCACTTGCTGCTGCCGACTGCGACGCCGCACACGCTGCGCGCCCTCGAAGCTGCACAGAGCGCCGAAGAGCGAAAGG GAGATGCGTGGTCGTGGCGTAAGGAGTACGCTTTGGAGACTGCACGCTGGGAGCGATGCGGCCGGCTGCAGGCCCGCGGCGCGAGCTCGGTGCCGCTGCTGTGCGCGGCGCTGCACGACAACGACAGATACCTCGCCCTAGTCGACGAGGACGCACACGTTACG ATCTGGGAGCATATACGCTCCAAAGTCGATACAAGCATAGAGTCGGAATGGACGGTCCGATGGAACGGCGTGGTGAGTCCAGAGTGGCGCGGGGTGGCGCTCGCGCAGTGGGCGCCGCGCTCCACGCGGCTGCTGCTCGCCGGCCGGCTGACGCTCGTCGACCGCTATGAAATGATCGTTGTTCACTTCGACG AAGAGTGGTGCAGCCGAATAGTCTGCCGTAGCGCGAGCGGGCCGGGGGGCGCGGGGTGCTGGGTGGATGATGATACCTTTCTGTCTTTGCGCTTACGACTCTTGGCTCCAGGGCGAGGGTGTACCACGTTATGGCTCAACGCAGCCACGCAG GAAATTTATTCAGAATACGCGGGAGTGACGACGCCCCTGCTGCGCATTTATAACGAGGCTGCGGCGCATATTTC ACATATCCTGGTAGCAGAAGTTCCCAGTGAAGAAATCACTTACTTAGAGACTGAAACTAATGACAGGAGCGACCAAGCGAGCAGCGAACCACGTGCACCTTATTACGCCGCACTGCGACCG agaAAGTTCACGGAAGGTAAGAACAAGCAACGAATTCTGATAGGAGCGGGCGGCGTGGCCGGCAGCGCTCGTGGCAAAGCCCAGGCCTTGTTGATGTGGCCGCTGCCTTCTCTGGAGATGCCCGTGCTGTGGGTCGGCGACCATCTGGCGCAGCGCGTGCAGCAGCACCGCAACCGCGCGCGCGCGCCCGAGCCCGCGCCCGACGGCGAGCCGGACGAGGACGCCGTGCGCGCCCTCTGCAGCCCGCCCGCCGCGACCCGCTGTCTCCGCGCGCAAATATTTGGACTAGTTTTACATCCTAG GGGAGGATGTGTATGGGCAACGACAGAGGCCGGTGTGTGGTGCGTGTCGCTGCCGGCGCTGAGGCCGCTGCTCTGGCTGCCGCGAGCTGCCACTGCACCCAACGTGGCCGAACTGCCAGCGCACTACCTTTTGCCCTGCGTCGATGATGACTACTTTGTTAC TCCAGCAGGTTTCGGTTCGGGGCGCGTGGGCCTGTGGGCGGTCCGCAGCGGGCGCCGCGCCGCGCGGCTGCAGCACGACGCGCCCGCGCTCGCCGTGTTTCTGCTGAAGCGCGCTCGCTCCGCCCCCGGCTCGCGTCGATTGCTCGTTCTCGCCACCGATGCACTTcat GTGTGGCGGAGCCTGGTCGATTGA